ACAGGGGGAGAAACAGAGGTTAAGTGAATCACCTGAAGTCACACAAAGGTCTCTTGCTACACAAGTAGTCCACCTCAGCCTGAGAAGAGTTCAATCAAACCCTCACTCACCGCTCGCCCCCTCTCCTCTGTGCTTACAGGTATGAGGATGAAATTAACAAGCGCACAGCTGCTGAGAATGAGTTTGTGGCTCTAAAGAAGGTGGGTGGAAATGTCTCTCAAAGGAGAAGATTCAAAACCGAATCTGAGAGTGTGGGGTGACAGACCCTTGGGCCACCCAAGAAAAGTGATTTTAGCCCTTAGGATATCTAGAGAGCTCAAACCGGCCAAGACCCTCCCTCCATGTTTATAGCCCCAGTGACCTTGTTGTTTTCTGTTAGCCCAGGAGACTCAAGCCACAATTCCCAGCAAttacccagccccagccccaaacCCCAGATACAGAGTTTGCTAAAATCCAAACTAGAAGGGCCAGGGAGTCCACCCAGCTTCTTTTGGGCTTGTTGCCTGGGGCCAGGGTCTCAGAGGAGCATGTTGTGCTGTCTTTTCAGGATGTGGATGCTGCCTACTTGAACAAGGTGGACCTGGAGGCCAAGGCCAACTCTCTGACCGATGAAATCAACTTCCTCCAGATGCTCTTTGAGGCAGTAAGATCCTGCATGTGTGTTTGTCCCTCCTACGTCTAAAGCCTGGCAAGAAAAGGATGTGGCAGGATGTTATCCATATAGTGTCTCCCTGGGATGGAGGGTTGGAGAGGTCATGAAGATTGGGAAGAATTGCTTGAAGTCCTGCCACATTTAACCCCACCCCAGCTCTGAGTCTTCTCCCTGCAATCCCATGGCTGAGCAAGGAGCAAATGTTGATTCCTAAACTCCCATGTCACTGGGTAACATTCCCAAGGAATCAAGAcccatctctctctttcctgtctCAGAGAATTTCAGAAGGCAAGCTGCCCCTCGGCCCATTGGTCAGGGTGCTTCCTGGCCCCTGAAGATGCCTCTTTCTGAGCATCTCCACTCTGATGGCAGACACCTGGGCCTGTGGAAGGGGACACAGGGGTAGAGAGCAATGAAGTCAcactgtgtgtggggggaggggtccTAAAAATCACCCCATCCTGAAGAAACCTTTCATGCTGGCATATGAGTCACATATGTCATATTCAACGTGATCTAATTTGGATTCAGAGAATACTTGCTCATCCTTCATATTCAGAGAAAAAGCACAGAGGGGAGCCTTGAGAATGGATACTGGGGACACACTCCCATTCCACTGATCTATGACCCAGAAACTCCTCAAGGGTCGGCTGGCATAGCAAGAGCTGGGCACTCCCGGCTGGGGATGCCAAAGAAGGATTCCTGACTTGGATGGGTGGTCAATTGCGTAATTTCAAGACTCCTTCTTTTATTGCGTGGTGACGCTGAGTTAACTGGCTCTGCAGGAATTGTGTCAGATGCAGACGCGGGTCAGCGACACGTCCGTGGTCCTGTCCATGGACAACAACCGCAGCCTGGACCTGGACAGCATCATTGCTGAGGTCAAAGCTCAGTACGAGGAGATCGCCAACCGCAGCCGGGCGGAGGCTGAGTCCTGGTACCAGACCAAGGTGAGCATGGGCACCTCCGTGATAGGCTGCAGATCTAGTGTTCTCTGAAGCCTCAGATCATTGTTTAACTACTAGCCATAAGCCTCAGGAGTCATGCAAGCATTCCCGTTTCTTTCAACTTGGCAGAAGTGTCTAGGAGGCTATGAAAACTTAGCTTGGAATGGATGTGGAAATCCCAATACACACATATGCTGATAAGCGGTCAGGCAATGCTGGATGCTCAGAAGGACAGCCACAGTCCCCCCGCCACTTACCAACTGACAAGGGGCTGGATGAGACTCAAACAACCAAGAAATGTTCATAAAGCTGTTTCCAACAGGCTTGTTCATTTACAGAACTCCTACTGTATGCCAAGCAGAATTACAAAGTTGTAAATGAGCAAAATACAAAAGGAGTCCAAGGTCTGGGAGGCCACGAGATGAATGAACAGTCATAGAAGGGGAAAAGCATTAATAAAACACTTCCAAGAAGTGGTGGGCTTTAGTCTGTTTTGGAAGTGGCGGGGAACAAAAGATTGCCAAGTAGCAGGGAGGGCCTGCAAGGCTGAGCAAGCAGTCCTGTGGGGCTAGGGGGCAGAAATGAACACTTTGCCGAACAAGAGAGCTTGCCCTGGGAAGAGGGAGGTTGGCATGACCACAGAGAACTATTGTCCGAAGGTGCAGATGGCCAGAAGGTTTGGGTTTGGAGGGGTGTAGCAGCCTGAATGTTCCAACCCATGAGACCAGTTATCGGCCAAATGCAGATGATTTTCCAGGGCAGCTGCTCACCTACAAGCTGGCTCTCATCCCTTGCCTTGGTCTTTGCCCTGCCTTAGTCGCTGCCACTGGAAGTGGTAGAAAAGAAGCAGGTGTCAGGTGCCAGGGCTACAAGAGTGGATGTAGCTCCTTGGCAGTGAGTGGAGGTGGGATGCACTTAACTCCAAGTGGGGTGGTTGCAATGTGCAGCGTTGGCGAAGACTGTTGTTGCTTTTAACCATGTGTGTCCAGAAACGAAGAAGCTGAACCATTCAGCACTTTTGAAATTGGACAGATCTTCGCTCAGGCAGGGGCTCTTCTTCCACTGGGCAAGGTGTGAGTTTCCTCCAGTCTGCTGGAGGACACAGGGTGCATTTATTTCTCCTAAATGATGGTGTCCTAGACCCACACCATTAGACAGAGAGCAATTTAAGATGGAGGATTCTGAAGTCTTCAGAACGGGGTCCTCTATAGCCTGAGCTCCTTCCAATGCTGTTTGCAGTGCCTCTGTTTCCCCAGCACTGGCATCAGGAGGGCCGCCAAACTTCATGGTCGCAGTTGGTCTTTGACGTCTGCCCCATGACCAAGAACTCCCCAAGGACAGTGCCAAATCATCCCTCACTCCTCGCGCTCTGCGTGCTCTGGGGGCTTCACGTACAGGCTGTTTCCCTTGTCTGGAATATTCTACCCTGAGCCGGTCAATCCTTCCCAGCCTTCAGTGCCTGGTGTGAATATCTCCATCTCTAGAGGGACGTCCCTGTCCATTCCCTACCCCATCCCTCACTTCCATATCTAAGTCAGATTCCTTTATCACAGCCCCATAGGACTTAGTTTACTTCCTAAGGGACACTCAGCTCAATTTGAAGCTATAAATTCAATAATATGCAGGCTGGTAAGGAAAGGAACAAACCAGGAGCCTTACTGATAACTGCTGGTATCAAATGCCAGCCTGGTTCAATTATTtgccatctcaaaaaaaaaaaaacaactgtaggCAGGAGTCTGATTATTCTCTTCATGATATTCCCAGAGCCCAGGACATGCCTGGTGAGTAGATGTGGTCAAGAAACAAGCAAGGGGATGGGTGAATGATGAGTGCATGGATGGGCTTGCTCAGAGCACTGAGGGCCAGGCTGGGCATGCAGGTAGTGCTCAGGCCAGGGTTTGAAGGAGTGACTGACTCTGCTCTGGTTCTGTCAGTATGAGGAGCTGCAGGTCACAGCCGGCCGGCATGGCGATGATCTCCGCAACACCAAACAAGAGATCTCCGAGACAAATCGGATGATCCAGAGGCTGAGAGCCGAGATTGACAACATCAAGAAGCAGGTACATTCTGGCAGGACCCAGAGCTCCCTGCACACTTATGTCTTCTGGGTCATTCTGCCTCACTTACAGGACTCTTCCCAAGAAGCACCAGATTTCCAGGGGTTATCAGTAAGGTTCATGGCTTCCTCCTTTCCTTACAGTGTGCCAACCTGCAAACAGCCATTGCCGATGCAGAACAGCGCGGGGAGCTGGCCCTCAAGGATGCACGGGCCAAACTGGTGGACCTGGAGGAGGCCCTGCAAAAGTCCAAGCAGGACATGGCCCGGCTGCTGCGCGAGTACCAAGAGCTCATGAACATCAAACTGGCCCTGGATGTGGAGATTGCCACCTACAGGAAGCTGCTGGAGGGCGAGGAGTGCAGGTGAGGGCAGATCACCCATCCCAGCAGCCTGGGCATTCCTAGGGGCtcaggttggacatgactgaaggggactttgcatgcatgcatgcgcgcAGGCTGATACAGGCCCTTCCTTGCCTGGAAAGGGGAGCAAAATGCTGGTAGAACTGGACTCTGACAAAGAGTTCAGGTGCAGTTTCTTTCCAAGGAAATCATAATCAGCAATTCCTAATTTGAGGTGCAACTGCTTTGAGCACCCCATAGAAATCTAGAAGCTGATTGGATCTAGGTAAAATCAACTCAAAGGAGAAATTTGGTCACACAGTGCGTCTGGATATGTAGTATGAAAGACTCTGAATTGAGAATAAATTGTCCTAGGATTTGGGCCAACAGGTCTACCACTAACTagctacatgctgctgctgctggtaagttgcttcagtcatgtccgactctgtgtgaccccctagacagcagcccaacagggtcccccgtccctgggattctccaggcaagagtactggagtggcttgccattgccttctccgaactagcTACATAAGCTTAGGAAATTCAGCATCCTCCTCCCACCAATGCTCCCCACCCCCGCTTTCTATGTCTTTAATGATGGAATAAAGAGGCCAGGTCACATGATCCCCAAAGCCCACTGGGGGCTTTGGACTCTGCCAGTACCAGTTGTATGACCAGCTGTGTGATTTCTccagtcctcatctgtaaaatgggacaacCAGAGTTTCCATCTTCTATGTTATTAAGAGGGCTAAAGTGAGGGACTACCAGCGAAGCTCTCAGAACAATGGATGGGACACAGCAAATGGTCAGCTCCCTCTCATTTCAGTGGCCAAAGAtgtgggctttggagtcaaaTTAATTTGACCTCATTTGTGATCATGATCGAGTTAGTTAACCTCTCTGATCTTCAATTTCCCCATCGGTAAAACCGAGATTGTAATACCTACTTAGAGGTTGTTGAGAGAATTAAGTGGCATAATGTGGGTAATAGGTAGGTAGCCCTTTCAAGGGCTAGGTCTGCATTTATAATGAATGCCACTTCTGTCCTCAAGATGCTAAAGCAAAACTACTCTAGTTGCTACAACAAGGCTAGACCGATGATTGCTATTGTTACACTTATGACTCAGACTCCTCTCCACACCTGTAATAACCTTGGTACCTGACAATAGGCCCTTGTTGACAGAGTGATCTTCTTGTTCTATGACAGCCCTGCCTTTCCAGCTGACGCTAACATATGATtcgctttaattttaattttcttaaggtGTTTATCTCGTTTACACCAAAAATTCTGAGATTACAGATTTGACTCCTATGAACCCCAACTCTGCATTAGTTCATTcattagattattattattattattattattaatactaatggtatttaaataatttcaacCTCCATTACTCctgcaataaaaataattgaaggcTTTCTCAGTGAATTTAAAACAATTGCACAAATGTCATTTCAAAAGACCACAAGCTGCTGGACACCACAGTaaccttccttctccctcctccccatcagGCTGAGTGGAGAGGGCGTTTCTCCAGTTAATATCTGTGAGTATGACATCCTCTCGTGTCATCTGGAGTGTATGTGGCTGGGGACTGGGGAGATGGTGGGCATGTCAGAGGGTGCCAGGGATGTATGGGGCATTGGAGGGGAGCCCACCAATGGGAGGTTCATTTTGAGAAGCTTTGAGATTCTATGTTTCTATTAGGAGAGACCTTAAAGTCACCGACCTTACCTCTTTGCAAGTGAGAGGGCACCACAAGGGGAGTAATGGGAAGTTTGCTCTCATCCTTCTACATGGGTTGCAGGATCCTCAGGCCACACCTTCCCTTGCCCAGACTGGATCACACTAGAGAGATACTGACTGCTCTCAAGCATTAGAGACAGCCTCCATGCTGGGCACTAGGGCATTGCCGGTTGGGCAGCCTCTTCCAGAACAGTCTGGGAGAAGCCCCACTGCTCGACTTAACTCTGTGGAATATAACACAGAAAGATACCAAGGATTTCAAGGCAGTGAGAGTTCTAGGAGACCTGGCAGCTGGTGCCGCTCCCCAGAAGCAGGAGAGGCATTCATTAACAAGCTTGCGCAGCCTGCACTGGTAAGCACAGAAGTCACCATTTACAGAGCTCAGTGCTGGCATTGTGAGGCCGAGAGACGATTCTTACACCTTACACTCTGCAAGTGAGTTCAGTTTTCTTGACATGAGAGTCACCTTAGCGATTGATGATATTAAGCAATGACTCTGAACCACCCAGAGGTCCTCCTTCCCTAAGGTCCTTGTCCAGTGGCTCCAGAGACCCTCAAAGCTAATTTGGGGACTGGCTGGCATGACCTCTAAAGTTTCCTTTCTTGAAAGCACCTAAAGTTTGTGCTTATTTCCTAAGGTTGCCATAACatagtaccacaaactgggtggtgagaaacaacagaaatacactatctcatggttctggaggctagagaTTACAAAcggaggtgtcagcagggccatgtGTCCCTAAAACCTGTAGGGAGGACCCTCCTTGCCTCTTCCTGGCTTCTGGTGGTAGCTTTCCAGCCTTGGTGTTCCTTGCCTCACTCCAGCCTCTGTCTCTATGAGACACACAGGCCATttccctgtgtgtctgtcttcAACTGAACATCTTCcctcttcttaaaaggacactAGTCATAATGGACCAGGGCCCACCTTAATGATTTTATCTTAACCTGATTACATCTACAAGGTCCTATGTCCAAGTAAAGACACTTTACAGTTATTCTACACATTTTGGGGAGCATACAATTCATCCAATAACAGagtctatattttatttcagCTTTCCTTCAGAAGGGCCCAAAGTAAGGTACTAGATGTTTAAGATGATGGGTGGTTTGAAAGTTAGGGAGGGAGCAGTTCgggaggagaaaagggacagGGTTAGCCAGCCAGTGGGTCATCTGTCACTTGGTCTATCGAGAATATTCCAGCCCTGCCTTGGAATTCAGACAGTGTGGGCTGGAGGACACAAAGGGAAACGTATCCACAACCAGCTGTGAGCTTCCAGAAGGAAGGGAGACACCAGGGCCAGGGGAGGTGGGGATAGAACAGCAGGGGAATCAAAGGGAAGGCAGGTGGGTACAAGAGCTCCCCAGAGGACGGGCATCCCAGTGAGTtctggaaggagaagagaggcaCCAAGTAgcagaggagaggcaggaagCCATTCAGACTGGGAGGACATCTGGCGCTGTGGTGCAGGTGGGACTAGACTGAGACACGGGACAGCGAGCTCACAAAGTGGGCGGAAAACTGGAAAGAGGCAAACCACCCGTCCCCACCCCATGGATTTCGGGGAGCTGTCCACGATGCCCCAGGTGCTTCTCTCCTGCCCTTGGTTCTGACCACGTCTCCTCTCTTCCGGCAGCTGTGGTCACCTCCACCGTCTCCAGTGGCTACGGAGGTGGCAGCAGTATTGGCAGTGGAAGCCTGGGCCTCGGCGGGGGCAGCGGTTACTCCTTCTCTACCAGTGGTGGGCACAGCCTGGGCGGCTCCAGCTTCAGCAATAGCAGCAGCCGGGGCCTCGGGGGCAGCGGCTCCAGCATCAAATTTGTCTCCACCACGTCCTCCAGCCGGAAGAGCTACAAGCACTAAGCGCAGTCACCCTGCTCCCTCACCCCTACACTGAAGCCCCAGCTCCGCCCACTCCCCTGACCTGTCTGCACTCGTCCCTGCTCACCTAGGTGCTCTTCCTCGTCTCCCCTCCTCGAGGTCCACCTGTGCTgccaggaagcctggcatcctgtcTGAATCCCATTCCCCAGCCtaagcctcccccagcccccagactGCTCCTAGTACCCACTCTGTGCCAAACCCGCTCTCTTTCCAATTtcactgtcagattgtctttcagaGACTCCCCATcagctctgcctccctcctcccttcctccagaTGCAGTCTGTATCTCCCAGGCCATCTCAGTGTCAGCCCACCTGTCTCACGATGCTTACGAGCTGCCTGCTGGACGAGAGTgaagcctctctctctttcctcccaggATCATGTCTATTAAATGCGTGTATAATGTGTCTGGTGTCCAGCCCTCTATTTGGAATGGTGATGGAGCATAGAGTGATCCTTCTCCCCGTCCAAACCTCCTCTCAGCGTGGGGTCCTGGCACAGGGAGGGCTCAGCGCATCTGAcctccctccttttccctcaGAGCTAAGAAGACTGAGCTGAGAAgatgggaggggcaggagggccaAGCACAGGCCagattccctccctccctccttctgcccacctcccccctcctcccatcaGGATGCCTTCTTTGAGAAGCCCAAGACCCTGGGCGGAAGCTCTATTCAGACTCCCCACTCTGTATGTCATGCAGGGCAATGCCATCTCCTCCCAAACCAGACTGAGTTCTGAGGACACTGACGTAGTGTGGGCAGCCCAGCCCTCTGCCAGAAAAGGGCTGATTGTTTCCTGACAACTTCCAACTTGCAGATGTGAGCAGGAAAATAACAGGTCAGGAGAAGAGTTAAAAGTCAGCCCTGGGGGCAATGCTTTCAGCCAACAGAAGGGCCACTTAGGCCATAATTGCAGGAAGCTCCCACATCCCTGAGTTTACAGGCTCTGGACACCTCCCATCAGACCTCAGCCCCTGGCATCACCCAGAGTTGGGGCAGCCCGAGTGGGCTTGGAGGGACTGGGTCAGTGCTCAGGACCACACCGATGGGCTCTGGGAACCAGGGATCTCAAACACAGCTGTCCAGGGTGAAAGAGCAAGAAGTTAaatggaagggaaggaaggggccATGAACTAGGATGAGAAACGATGAGTGTAAAACCAGGGGCTAACATTTGGAAGGTTTGGAGGgagaggatggaaggaaggagagaaatgacACTGAGAATATGTCCCTGGCCCTCAGGGTGACCACAGGATGAGCCGCTGGGGTGAGGGGTAGAGGGCACAGGAATGTGGAGGGAAATCCTGAATTTGCTCCTTCCCTCAAACAAGCCACCTCGCCATCTGCTAGTGAAGCAGAGCCGGTGACCTGCAGTCGGACTGCTGGGTCCTAAGTCTCCGAACTACTCTACACCTCAACTGTTTCATGTGCAAAACAAGAATAATAAGAGCTACCCCTTCCTGCTCTGTGAAGTTTGAATGAGAAACATGTGGAAAGCACTACTTATAATTGCTGCTCCATAAATATTGGCAATTATTATTCTTGTTGTCCAACCTCACAATGAGAATCAAGTAACTTAATGCTTATAACTGACCTGCATATGGTCTGGCACAGATGAAatcctcaataaaaaaaattttccctcGTAAGTGACCATGATGGGAAGGCTGTAATCAAGTGTATGGTTTCAGAGTCCAAGACTCAAGaaaaggggaggagaaggaaagccATGGGAATATCTGCAGCATGTGGCTGAGAACATGGGATGAtttgcggggtggggtggggtgggggcttggGACCAGGCCTGCCCCAGGTCCCAGTTCCCAGGCCTGGTCCTGCCCTGGGTGGGGTGCTCCCTGTGATGATGAGCGGTGCAAGAAGATGGGTCGTGTCCAGACATACCATTAAGATGAACTCAACAGAGTGGTCTTTGATCTTCTCTGGCCAAGCCCAGTTCTCGAAAGGGATAAAAGTCAAGGAGAGTTGTGGAGAGCTAGACTTGGAAGGCTGCTCATCCCTGTGACAGTTTCACTCCTCTGACCCGCTGACACCAGCTCCCACCATGACCCAACGATCCTCTATCACCATCAAGTCAGGGGGCTCTCGGAACTTCAGCGCTTCCTCAGCCAACCTCCTCTCAGGCTGCAGGCCCAGCTTCAGTTCCATCTCCATGGTCCAGAGTGGGAAGAGCTTCGGGGGTGGCTTTGGAGGAGGCTTTGGAACCAGGAGCCTCCACAGCCTTGGGGGTAACAAGAGAATCTCCATCAGCAGTGGCTACCGCTCCAACCGGACCAGCTTCGGGGGTGCTGGCTATGGGTTGGGTCTGGGGGGCATGGGGTGCAGAGTGGGAGGAGTTGGCAGTGGCTATGGATTTGGAGGTGGGATGATGTCTGGCGCTGGAGGTATCCATGAGGTCACCGTCAACCAGAGCCTCCTGACCCCCCTTCACCTGGAGATCGATCCGTCCCTCCAGCGGGTacggaaggaggagagggagcagaTCAAGACCCTTAACAACAAGTTCGCCTCCTTCATTGACAAGGTGAGAGGGCCATGGGGTTCCTGCCAGGAGAGCAGGTGGCACCCAGGAATATCTCAGCTTTCTGTTCTTCTCTGAGGTCCTGGGGGCCAGGGGTGTGGAGGAAGTGGTTTTCCACTTTGTTGAGATTAGAAAAATGTTCATCTTTGGGCACCAGACCTGTCTGACCCACTGCGAGAATATTGTTCTCTTGATGGATAGCCATGAACTTGGCTTAAAATTAGACAGCAAAAGGAATTGGTTCAGAGGCAGAGGATCAAGAAATGGAAGGTTACAAGTTCACCTCACAGGCTGAGGTCATTTTTCCCTGCCAGGCAACTGGGGCAAGTCCTTGGCAGCCTCACTATTGATTTGATTGGCAAGGGAGGCACTCAGGGCTTCAGACTTTCCTTTTGGTGAGAGGAAAGTCATGACATCAGCCCTGAGTCTCCCCTGCTGTTGGCCTGGAACCCTAAAGGTTTCCCCAGTTCCAGTGTGCAGTACTACCAGTTCACATTGGAGCTAACTGCTTCCATCTGGGAAAAACCAGCTCAAAAATCTAGATCTTTCAGGCTCCGATCCTGGAGTCTGAAACAAAGAGGGCTAAACTGAGGGGTAACCAGCTCCTATCGTCAGCTCTCCTGCTGGGAGAATCCCCAACTTCTCAGGCCTCAGTTGGGTTGAACAGATGGACTCCAAAGTCCTCTTGCAGGTCTAACAGGCTATGAAATGCCTCATCATATGGACTCAGACCTTTGAATGTATAAACGTAACCACGGGGACTGCTGAACCTTTATCACCCATGTCCTCCACTTGATGTCATGTTTGTACCAACAGATGTGAGATTTCCAGGAGCCCGGTTTTGAGGGGAAGGATGTGGGCCCTGCATTTCCACAGTTCATCTGGCGGGGTCTTGGGGAATGAAGGCATGTGGCTGGGGAGGACTTGGAGCCAGGACAATGGAAGAGAAAGCGGAAGTGGGATGCATTTGTTAAAGACCCTCCGTAGGCACACTGCCAATTCCAAAGTCTTGGAGGCTCTGTTCCTTCATTCTCTGAGGCTGTGTGTCACTCCAGCTGCTCCCAACAGAAGGACTAGTTTAGAGACAAAGGTTTTACATGTTCCCGAGGCTGTCTCCCAGCCTGAGGAGCAGTTGAGTGCAATTCAGGAAAACCAGATTAGTAGCACAAGATCACAGGAACCTGAGGTCTCAGAGAATAGAGACAAGATGAGgcttgtccaaggccacacagcttatGAGGGACATGTCTGAAATTGTATCCAGATCCCCCTAAGGTGACTCCAGAGTGATCTACTCCAGCATTCCTGGATTGTGGTGGCAACTGAGTCCAGATTCTAGATCTAGAGAAATCATGTTGAAAGCAAATGGGTGGACTTTCTGCCAAGAACCTCTTGCCCATTTACTGGGAACCAAAGTAATGTGGTGGAGTGTTCTTTTCTTCAGCTACCACACATCAGCATGGTTTGATGTATTCAGATGGTTTCCTGGCACTCTGGCCCTCCTGCCTATTCTCACCCCCAAAACCAGCCACTAGCCATTCTCCCAGCCCCATCGCACCAACATGGGCTTGGCTATTTACATCCCAGGCTCCTGCCAGCTTGAGAACAAGGAGTCCAGCCTGCCACCTGGACTCTGAGATCTTGCAGGGCTCCCCCCTGCACTGTCGAGGGTCCTGAATCCCAGAGCCCTCTGGAGGCAACGGCTGTAAAGACATGCTCATGGGTTCTCACCTCTGGCGGCGGCAGGTGCGGTTCCTAGAGCAGCAGAACAAGGTCCTGGAGACAAAATGGAGCCTCCTGCAGGAGCATAAAGCGACCCGGGCCAACCTCGAGCCCATGTTTGAAGGCTACATCAACAACCTGAGGCGGCAGCTGGACAGCCTGGGGGGAGAGCGCTCGAGGCTGGAGGTGGAGCTGAAGAGCATGCAGGAAGTGGTGGAGGACTTCAAGAACAAGTGAGTGGTAGCTCGGCCCTGAGGCTCCGGGGAAGGTGCCGGACTCTCCTGAAATGCCCAAGCCAGTGGGGAATAGGGCTCACACTCAGGACACAGAGGTGGACCCAGGAAAAGAACTGGGGctcttagggacttccctaggggtcca
This region of Ovis canadensis isolate MfBH-ARS-UI-01 breed Bighorn chromosome 3, ARS-UI_OviCan_v2, whole genome shotgun sequence genomic DNA includes:
- the LOC138438191 gene encoding keratin, type II cytoskeletal 75; its protein translation is MSRQSTITFQTGSRRGFSTASATSPATGRSRFSSVSVTHSSGGSGGLGRISGFGSRSLYNLGGTKRVSISGCGSNFRSGFGGRASSGFGVSSGFSYGGGIGVGHGGCGFSVCPPGGIQEVTVNQSLLTPLNLQIDPNIQRVRKEEREQIKTLNNKFASFIDKVRFLEQQNKVLETKWSLLQEQGTKTVRQSLEPFFEAYIADLRRQLDSITTERGRLDAELRTMQDVVEDFKVRYEDEINKRTAAENEFVALKKDVDAAYLNKVDLEAKANSLTDEINFLQMLFEAELCQMQTRVSDTSVVLSMDNNRSLDLDSIIAEVKAQYEEIANRSRAEAESWYQTKYEELQVTAGRHGDDLRNTKQEISETNRMIQRLRAEIDNIKKQCANLQTAIADAEQRGELALKDARAKLVDLEEALQKSKQDMARLLREYQELMNIKLALDVEIATYRKLLEGEECRLSGEGVSPVNISVVTSTVSSGYGGGSSIGSGSLGLGGGSGYSFSTSGGHSLGGSSFSNSSSRGLGGSGSSIKFVSTTSSSRKSYKH